The following coding sequences lie in one Candidatus Planktophila sulfonica genomic window:
- the recO gene encoding DNA repair protein RecO, with amino-acid sequence MSAPQTKLYRDEAIILRTQKLGEADRIITLLTKEHGRIRGVAKGVRRTMSKFGARLEPGSHVDIQMHAGKTFDTITQVEAIMNYGEALTEDYQRWTIAHAILETAERFTQQEEEPAAQEFHLVVGGMKALAENRYDSSLILDAFLLRSLSIGGYEPSMTACSRCEKPGPHRYFSLVGGGSVCMDCRPSASATASSEALELMQALLKGDWDTAEKSEPRHRREASGLVTAYLQWHLERGLRSLPMVERA; translated from the coding sequence ATGTCTGCGCCTCAAACAAAGCTCTATCGCGATGAGGCAATCATTCTGCGCACGCAGAAGTTAGGCGAAGCAGATCGCATCATTACTCTGCTCACCAAAGAGCATGGCCGTATTCGCGGCGTAGCAAAAGGCGTTCGTCGCACTATGTCGAAGTTCGGCGCACGCCTTGAACCCGGCAGCCATGTCGATATTCAGATGCATGCCGGAAAAACCTTCGACACCATTACTCAAGTAGAAGCAATTATGAATTACGGCGAAGCGCTCACTGAGGATTACCAGCGCTGGACAATTGCTCACGCAATTCTGGAAACAGCAGAACGTTTTACTCAACAAGAAGAAGAGCCAGCAGCGCAAGAGTTTCATCTTGTTGTCGGTGGCATGAAAGCACTCGCCGAAAACCGCTACGACTCATCTCTGATTCTTGATGCATTCTTGCTTCGCTCACTTTCCATTGGTGGATACGAACCATCAATGACTGCATGTTCTCGCTGCGAAAAGCCAGGACCTCACCGTTACTTCTCATTGGTCGGCGGCGGATCTGTCTGCATGGATTGCCGCCCCTCTGCATCAGCAACAGCTTCAAGTGAAGCCCTTGAATTAATGCAGGCCTTGCTTAAAGGTGATTGGGATACGGCAGAAAAAAGCGAACCAAGACATCGCCGAGAGGCTAGTGGTTTGGTAACTGCTTACCTACAATGGCACCTTGAACGCGGACTACGAAGTTTGCCGATGGTCGAGAGGGCTTAG
- a CDS encoding isoprenyl transferase: protein MAKKIEIPQHIAIVMDGNGRWAKDRGLPRTAGHQAGEKVLFDIVEAAIEFGVKEISAYAFSTENWKRSPEEVKFLMGYSREMLRTRRDRLNEMGVKINWLGRPQRLWKSVISELEEAEELTKKNKKLTLNMCVNYGGRAEIVDAAAELARDVKRGKVKADAITEKTLEKYLYSPKMRDVDMFLRSSGEQRTSNFLPWQSSYAEFVFMDVLWPDMTPKLLWKAIEIYSERERRFGSA, encoded by the coding sequence ATGGCTAAGAAGATTGAGATTCCCCAACACATCGCAATCGTGATGGATGGAAATGGGCGATGGGCCAAAGACCGTGGCCTTCCACGCACAGCGGGACATCAGGCCGGCGAAAAGGTTCTCTTCGATATCGTTGAAGCCGCCATTGAATTCGGTGTGAAAGAGATCAGCGCATATGCATTCTCAACAGAGAACTGGAAGCGCAGCCCTGAAGAAGTGAAGTTCTTGATGGGCTACAGCCGCGAAATGCTGCGCACCCGTCGTGATCGCCTCAACGAGATGGGCGTAAAGATCAATTGGTTGGGTCGCCCACAGCGCTTATGGAAATCAGTGATTTCAGAGCTTGAAGAAGCAGAAGAGCTCACCAAGAAGAATAAGAAGCTCACTCTCAATATGTGCGTTAACTATGGTGGGCGTGCAGAGATCGTTGATGCCGCTGCTGAATTAGCTCGCGATGTAAAGCGTGGAAAAGTGAAGGCTGATGCAATCACTGAGAAGACTTTAGAGAAGTACCTTTACTCACCAAAGATGCGCGATGTCGATATGTTTTTGCGTTCATCAGGTGAACAGCGCACCAGTAACTTCTTGCCATGGCAATCGTCATATGCCGAGTTCGTCTTCATGGATGTTTTGTGGCCAGATATGACGCCAAAGCTTTTGTGGAAAGCGATCGAGATTTACTCAGAGCGTGAGCGGAGATTCGGAAGTGCGTAG
- a CDS encoding Fur family transcriptional regulator yields MSRSNPRVLSTLERAGGFASAQEVYRLMQREGESIGLTTVYRSLQSLVNDKIVDVLRREDGEAIYRLCGEAHHHHLVCKSCGVTVEIEGGAIEKWAKVMAEEHGFREVGHTAEIFGLCSKC; encoded by the coding sequence ATGTCTCGTTCCAACCCTCGAGTCTTAAGTACTCTCGAGCGCGCCGGCGGATTTGCTAGCGCACAAGAGGTGTACAGACTCATGCAGCGAGAAGGTGAAAGCATTGGTCTGACCACTGTTTATCGATCATTGCAAAGTTTGGTCAATGACAAGATTGTCGATGTATTACGCCGCGAAGATGGTGAAGCTATCTATCGCCTCTGCGGAGAAGCCCACCATCATCACTTAGTCTGCAAATCATGCGGTGTTACCGTGGAAATCGAAGGTGGCGCGATTGAAAAATGGGCGAAAGTAATGGCAGAAGAACACGGCTTTCGCGAAGTAGGACACACGGCAGAAATCTTTGGCCTCTGCAGCAAGTGCTAA
- a CDS encoding ZIP family metal transporter, producing MNIAIILAASTAIATTTGGYLAIKSKDRLHLVLGLSAGLLLGLVAFDLLPEIFELNTQEFLHAPAASIALVAGFLLLHFYEQIFGSHEPAESDYGHDHDHSSNIAGAFGALAMGGHVFLDGVALGVAFSVSNNLGVAVFIALLVHAFSDGLNTVSFLIKSGSWGKKGVWLLGVDAVARISGAAIGSSFAVNDNFVGLYLALFAGIVIYLATSHILPEAHSRHKSRYTIMATIIGVLVMWALVGFLHGME from the coding sequence ATGAACATCGCAATCATCTTGGCGGCATCGACTGCAATCGCAACAACCACAGGCGGCTACTTAGCAATTAAGTCAAAGGATCGCCTTCATCTTGTCCTTGGGCTCTCTGCCGGACTACTTCTTGGCCTTGTTGCATTCGATCTTCTTCCTGAAATCTTCGAACTTAACACTCAGGAATTTCTCCACGCACCTGCTGCATCAATCGCGCTCGTTGCCGGGTTCTTACTTCTTCACTTCTACGAACAGATCTTCGGTTCTCACGAGCCAGCTGAATCTGATTACGGTCACGACCACGATCACTCATCCAATATTGCAGGTGCATTTGGCGCATTAGCGATGGGTGGCCACGTATTCCTTGATGGCGTTGCACTCGGTGTTGCATTCTCTGTCAGTAACAATCTTGGTGTTGCTGTATTTATCGCACTTCTCGTTCACGCATTCTCTGATGGACTCAATACCGTTTCATTCTTGATCAAGAGTGGTTCTTGGGGCAAGAAGGGCGTCTGGCTGCTTGGAGTCGATGCAGTTGCACGTATCAGTGGTGCAGCAATCGGTTCCAGCTTTGCCGTTAACGATAACTTCGTTGGGCTTTATCTAGCTCTCTTTGCCGGAATTGTTATCTACCTAGCAACATCACACATTCTGCCCGAAGCACATTCACGACATAAGTCTCGATACACAATCATGGCAACGATTATCGGCGTGCTCGTGATGTGGGCTCTTGTCGGATTCCTTCACGGCATGGAATAA
- a CDS encoding antibiotic biosynthesis monooxygenase, with product MIAIARFQVPMSESASFRAEIELARDVLAQAAGYLSGTVGQNLDEPTLWVLSTEWENVGSYRRALSSTRAKLEAIPVLARAIDEPGAYE from the coding sequence ATGATTGCGATCGCACGATTCCAGGTTCCCATGAGCGAATCAGCCTCATTCCGCGCAGAGATTGAACTGGCCCGCGATGTTTTGGCCCAGGCGGCCGGATATCTCTCAGGAACTGTTGGCCAGAATCTCGATGAGCCAACGCTCTGGGTTTTAAGCACTGAATGGGAGAACGTGGGCTCATATCGCAGAGCTTTAAGTTCTACTCGCGCAAAGTTAGAAGCGATTCCTGTACTTGCTCGCGCGATCGATGAACCCGGAGCCTACGAGTAA
- a CDS encoding glycine--tRNA ligase, whose product MAVDRLENIVSLSKRRGFVFPSSEIYGGLRASWDYGPLGVELKNNVKRQWWKSMVMGREDVVGIDSSVILAREVWEASGHVATFSDPLTECTACNKRYRADHLEEAYEAKHGKPLASLADMNCPACGNKGQFTTPKQFSGLLKTFLGPVEDESGLAYLRPETAQGIFINFDQVMTTSRKKPPFGIGQIGKSFRNEITPGNFIFRTREFEQMEMEFFVVPGTDEEWHQYWIDTRLAWYKDLGINPDRLRIYDHPKEKLSHYSKRTADIEYKFEFNGTEWGELEGIANRTDFDLKAHSAASGKDLSYFDQEKNERWTPYVIEPAAGVDRCTLTFMMDAYTEDEAPNAKGEMEKRAVMKFDHRLAPVKAAVLPLSRNADLSPKARDLAAQLRKNWNIDFDDSGAIGRRYRRQDEIGTPYCITIDFETLEDQAVTIRDRDTMAQERIGIDQVEAWLAPRLLGC is encoded by the coding sequence ATGGCCGTAGACCGTCTTGAAAATATTGTTTCGCTATCAAAGCGTCGTGGATTTGTATTCCCCTCATCAGAAATTTACGGAGGCCTTCGCGCTTCTTGGGATTACGGCCCACTCGGAGTAGAACTCAAAAATAACGTGAAGCGCCAGTGGTGGAAGTCAATGGTTATGGGTCGCGAAGATGTTGTCGGTATCGACTCCTCAGTGATTTTAGCTCGCGAAGTCTGGGAAGCATCAGGACACGTTGCAACATTTAGCGATCCGCTTACCGAATGTACTGCTTGTAATAAGCGTTACCGCGCAGACCACCTTGAAGAAGCTTATGAAGCCAAGCATGGAAAGCCACTTGCATCCCTTGCAGATATGAACTGCCCGGCATGTGGCAATAAAGGTCAATTCACAACACCGAAGCAGTTCTCAGGTTTGCTCAAAACCTTCCTTGGACCAGTCGAAGATGAATCAGGCCTTGCCTACCTTCGCCCAGAAACAGCGCAGGGAATCTTTATTAACTTTGATCAGGTCATGACTACATCTCGCAAGAAGCCACCTTTCGGTATCGGCCAGATCGGTAAGTCATTCCGTAACGAAATTACTCCAGGAAACTTCATCTTCCGTACTCGTGAATTCGAGCAGATGGAGATGGAATTCTTCGTCGTTCCTGGAACAGATGAAGAGTGGCACCAATACTGGATCGATACTCGCCTTGCTTGGTACAAGGATCTTGGAATCAATCCAGATCGCCTACGTATCTACGATCATCCTAAAGAGAAGTTGTCGCACTATTCAAAGCGCACAGCCGATATCGAATACAAGTTTGAATTTAACGGCACTGAATGGGGCGAGCTCGAAGGAATTGCAAACCGCACAGACTTCGACCTTAAGGCTCACTCAGCAGCATCTGGCAAGGACCTTTCATACTTCGATCAAGAGAAGAATGAACGCTGGACTCCTTACGTCATCGAACCTGCAGCTGGTGTTGATCGTTGCACCCTGACATTCATGATGGATGCTTACACAGAAGATGAAGCACCTAATGCAAAGGGTGAGATGGAGAAGCGCGCAGTGATGAAGTTCGATCACCGCCTCGCACCTGTAAAGGCTGCAGTGCTTCCACTTTCACGTAACGCTGACCTTTCTCCAAAGGCACGCGACCTTGCTGCGCAATTGCGTAAGAACTGGAACATTGATTTCGATGATTCAGGTGCAATTGGCCGTCGTTACCGTCGCCAAGATGAAATCGGTACTCCGTACTGCATCACTATCGACTTCGAGACACTTGAAGATCAAGCAGTCACAATCCGCGATCGCGACACCATGGCGCAAGAGCGCATTGGTATTGATCAAGTAGAAGCATGGCTAGCGCCACGTCTACTCGGCTGCTAG
- the dusB gene encoding tRNA dihydrouridine synthase DusB translates to MASATSTRLLDPLQLPLKDGVHLVDPPVVLAPMAGITNAPFRMLCREQGAGLFVSEMVTARALLERIPETLRMIEPGAGEWPRSVQLYSVDPHHMGEAVKMIGRENLADHIDMNFGCPVPKVTRKGGGAALPFKRNLFREIVKAAVDNAKPYGIPVTVKMRIGIDTDHHTYLEAAKSAADLGVAWVALHARTAQQMYEGKADWSAIKNLVEHLKPTGVPVLGNGDIWSGADGAEMVRQTGCAGVVVGRGCLGRPWLFADLVESFSGGDNRVLPTLHEVREVMFRHGELIVDYFESEDRGCRDLRKHMAWYLKGFRVPSELRRQFGMVGSLKELRFLLDQLDDQPYPIEIGDKPRGRTSSGRPPTLPDGWLNDPDEMIHLDAEDMFSGG, encoded by the coding sequence ATGGCTAGCGCCACGTCTACTCGGCTGCTAGATCCCTTACAACTCCCGCTCAAAGATGGAGTCCATCTAGTAGACCCTCCTGTGGTGCTTGCACCAATGGCAGGAATTACCAACGCTCCATTTCGCATGCTCTGTCGCGAACAAGGCGCTGGTCTCTTTGTCTCTGAGATGGTTACTGCTCGCGCACTTCTAGAACGTATTCCTGAAACGCTGCGCATGATTGAACCAGGTGCAGGCGAATGGCCTCGTTCGGTGCAGCTCTATAGCGTCGATCCACACCACATGGGTGAAGCGGTAAAGATGATCGGTCGCGAAAATTTAGCTGATCACATTGATATGAATTTTGGTTGTCCAGTTCCGAAGGTAACTCGTAAAGGCGGGGGAGCAGCGCTTCCCTTTAAACGTAATCTCTTCCGCGAAATTGTGAAGGCAGCAGTTGATAATGCAAAACCTTACGGAATTCCTGTCACTGTAAAAATGCGCATTGGTATCGATACTGATCACCACACATATCTAGAGGCAGCAAAGTCAGCCGCAGATCTAGGTGTTGCCTGGGTAGCATTGCATGCACGTACTGCACAGCAGATGTATGAAGGCAAGGCCGATTGGTCTGCTATTAAGAATTTAGTTGAACATCTGAAACCAACCGGAGTACCCGTACTAGGAAATGGCGATATCTGGTCAGGCGCTGATGGCGCAGAAATGGTGCGCCAAACAGGCTGCGCAGGCGTTGTTGTAGGTCGTGGATGTCTTGGACGCCCATGGCTCTTTGCAGATCTCGTCGAATCTTTTTCTGGCGGAGATAATCGCGTGCTGCCGACTTTGCATGAAGTGCGCGAAGTGATGTTCCGTCACGGTGAACTCATCGTTGATTACTTTGAATCTGAAGATCGCGGATGTCGCGACCTTCGTAAACATATGGCTTGGTATCTCAAAGGTTTCCGCGTTCCATCAGAGCTCCGTCGCCAATTCGGCATGGTGGGCTCACTTAAGGAACTTCGCTTCTTACTTGATCAACTCGATGATCAGCCATATCCCATTGAGATTGGCGATAAACCACGTGGACGCACAAGCAGTGGTCGTCCGCCAACCTTGCCTGATGGTTGGCTCAATGATCCTGACGAGATGATTCATCTCGATGCTGAAGATATGTTCTCGGGTGGCTAA